Part of the Gemmatimonadota bacterium genome, GCCTTGTTCTGTATTGGACAGGATGGTCATGAGTGGTTCGACGGCGCGTATATCGCGCAGTTCGCCCAGTGCCAGTGCAGCAGTTGAAACGATGCCGGGATCACGATGTTCGAGGGCTTTTACCAGTGGTTCGACGGCTCGTGTATCGCGCAGTTCGCCCAGTGCTTTTATAGTGATGTACTGCATCTGGATATTTGGGTCTTTTAGTGTCTCGAGCAGGGATGGTACTATCCGGGCGTCTCCGATCTGTCCCAGGGCCTCGACAGCCTGTATCCGCGCCATCAGGTCTCCGTTCGCCAGTTGTGCGACAAAAAAGTCCATGGTAGCACCCGCACGCGTTTTCCATTCGGCATCCATTTCCGATAGTACCTGAACTACCTGGTAGCGCGATTGGTTTGGCATTTTCAATCCGTCAATCAGGCGATTGATCGCCTCTTCAGCCGGTGCAGAAGTTTGCCACGATGGATCGATGGTGTTGAGTGCTCCCACCATTACCCGACGCAGTTCTCCATCCGCCTGTGGCAGGGCGTTAATCAGAGGGGCGAGAGCCTGTGGATTTTTTGTGCGGGCGAGGGTCAGTGCGGCTACCCACCGCATGTCGCGTGTTCTATCGGTCAGCGCGGTGGTCAGTGCCTTTACGGATCGGTCGCCTCCTGCGGTACCCAGACTTTGAATTGCGCCCAGGCTCAGGGGCCCTTCTCGCTCTTGCGCGATCCGCAGCAAGGTTTCTACAGCCTTTTCGCCTCCGATATTGCCCAGGGCTTCGACTGCGGTCAGGCCAACCATGACATTTGGGTCGTGAACAATCGCAATTAGCGAATCCACTGCCTGCCGATCTCCCAATTTACCCAGGGCTTCGCTTGCGGCCAATCTTACCTGTGGTTCTCGGTCTTTCAGAGTTTGGATGAGGGCTGGGACCGCGCGTCGATCACCTATTTCTCCTATCTGTATTGCTGCGCGGGCGCGCTCTGCAGCATTGGGATGCTCCAAAATTTGTACCCATTCGTCGGCTTTGGAAGCGCAGCCCAGGAAGACCAGAATAATCAGCCATAAACTGCTTTTAGTGTTCACACAAGTCTCCTGAAAAAGGCTTAGTGTCTTATGTTGACAGCGACTACCCGCTGCGGTATCATTGGGTATCCACAAACTGTTTGTCGATGGGGAATGCGTTCATGAATCGGTTTTTACAGATTTGGTTGGTCTGTTTCGCGGTCGCCTGTGGTTCGTCCGATAAGGGTCTTGATCCCGAAGAAGTTCCCACTTTTTCCGAAGGCGATATTTTGCTCACAGATGCCGCCCAGCGCGCGCTTTTTCGCATCCATCCCGGTACTGGAGATCGCACCGTTGTCAATGACCGCATCGGCGGTGTTCCCCGGCAGATCGCCCGGGATGCCAATGGCGACCTTCTGATGGCTCTCTCTGGAAGCGGTCTGCCCATTGTCCTGCGGTTCGATGTCCGAACGGCCGAGCTTTTTATCGTGTCTTCAGGCGGTAGCCCCGTTGATCCCAATGTCCCGATTATCGGTTCAGGTCCCGCGTTTTTGGGACCGGTCGGTCTGGTGCGCGAATCATCTGGACAACTCCTGGTCGGCGATCAGCCATCTGCTACTATTTTTCGCGTTGATCCCAATAGTGGAGATCGCACAGTTGTCTCTGGTCCCGGTCGAGGTGATGGACCACCCTTTACTGGTCGCATCAAGCAGTTTGCCCTGGATGCCGATGGCAATCTCCTATTGGTGGTTGGCTCAGTTTCGCAGGGAGGCGAGGGGCGTATTTTCCGCATTGATCCCAATAGTGGTGACCGCGCGGTTGTCTCTGGTCCAGAAATGGGTGAGGGACCCCGATTGATGGATCCGGAAGGGATTGTTCTGAGCACCCTTAACACCATTTTTGTCACGGATATCGGCCAGGCCGCTGTTATCCGAGTTGATCCTCTCAGTGGTGACCGCACCATTATTTCAAGCCCTTTTATGGGTGGGGGTGAGTTGCCCGATATTCCCTCTGGTCTCGCTTTTAATGCGCTTGACCAACTCCTGGTGGCTGATCGCACCGTTATCTACCGCGTGGATATCAATACTGGCGATCGCACGGTTATTTCTGCACCGATTATTGGTCAGGGCGAACCCTTTCTGGTCGCGGATGATATTTTTGTGATTAAGAATTGATTTATCTGACCTTTTTGTTCTGAATCATTTGCAGGCCGTGCCGTGCGTCCGGATGGGTTGGGTCGATTTGAACCGCGCGTTCGAAATACACCTGTGCCGAGTCTGTGCGGCCCTGATTGAGCAATAGCGTTCCCAACCTCACATGGCCATCGTAGAACCGGGGCGCCAGTTCGATTGATCGGCGAAATGCCGCTTCTGCACCTGTCGTATCCCGGAATCTTTCCAGAGCCATCCCCAGATCGTAATGCGCTGTGAAAAGCGTGGGTTCCAGGTCGAGGGCTTTTCGAAACTGGGCAATGGCAAGGCCGAGAAATCCCCGCCGGTCCAGTGCATATCCGATTTGCAAATAGGCTTCTACATCTCCGGGAGCCAGCGCGTCGGCTGCTGCTTGCTCTCTCGCGGCCAGATCCATCCGATTATTTCCCGCATGGCGTGCTGCTCGCTCCAGGTGCATCATATAGACTTCGCACTGTCGGCTCAATGCCACTCCCGAGCGATAAACGCCCAATCCGATGCCCACAAATAATGCGACCACGCCGATGCGGAAAAGCCATTGATCACCCCACCAGGCACGGCCTTGCAGGAATAAGACTGCGGCTACCGGTGATGTGACAAAACCCGCACCAAATCCCTCAGCTATCCAGGCGACAACCGCAGAGGCCAGAATCCATGGCATGGATACTTTTGGCAATGCCATAAGACATAGCAGGGCGAGGGGGATCAGCGAAATTAGCAGGTCTGGTCGTCCGCCAATGCCCACCTGCGCTACGATCATCACCGCTGTGAACAGTCCTATGCACACCCACATCAATTCGTGCCGCGACCTGCGCCTGTTTTCGGCTGTTTCCACGGTTGTGGAGGCTGTACCGGTCAGCGCCAGTACGCCCAGCGTCAGGATGCTTATCCAGTGCCAGAGTACAAAGGGTTGTGTGGGTACCGCGCGTGAAATCGGCTCGGAAAACAGGTGTAAGAACATGTGAAAAAGAAATACGCCCCACAGCGCGTGCGCCCAGACCCTGCGCCGATGGGGCGTACAGAATACCAGAAAAAAGGGGATAAAGAACTCGAATCCCACCGCAAACCACTCCGCTATTCCCACAGTGGGCACACCTGCAAAGAAACGATTGTGCGTCGGTATGCTCCACAGCCACCAGCCCGCGGCTGCCGCTCCGCCTTCTACCCCATATCCAACTGCCGCCATTCCCACGCAGGTCATTCCCACCGTGGCCATCAAATCGCCTTTAAGTGCGGGTATTCGCGCCAGCACCCGCTCAGCGAGCCACCAGCTCACATAGAGGGCAAAAATCCATCCGATTACCGCCTGTAAAGACGCTGAAAATATCTGCACTACCGGCTGCGTGAATACATAGGGCATCACGCCCCCCTGCGATTCGACTGTGATCCAGTGAATCACATTTCCCCGCACGACGCCAAATAGAAATGCCGAGATAAAAAAACTCAGCGCAATGCGGCGACCTCGATGGGACCAGGCGTGCCACATCAGCAGGGCTATTGCCACGGCAGAGGGCACAAAAAGCAGAAGCGTTTTCATGGCGCCTCTTGTTTTATATTATGAGATTCGACTGCGTATGGGGTGCGTGGTTTTTGATAAACCAGAGATAGAGCACCTGACTGTAGGAAAAAAATACCATCTGTTTTCGTTGAAAAAAGGGTTTCAGTTCTTTTTGCAATTTCCGCAGGTTGTAAAATGGCACGCCCGGGAAGTAGTGATGTTCCAGGTGGTATGTCGAAAACAGATAGAGAAAATTCCACATCCAATTGGATCGCATGAGGGTTGTCCAGTTGGCGATTTCATCCGGGTTTATCACATAGTGCTGTCCCAACCGGTTGACAGTAAATGCAATGGGAAAGATAAAAAATACTGGAACGAGATGCGCTTTGAAAGCAAACCACGGGTCCAGCGTCCAGAACCACGTCAGGATTCCCAGGTGCAGGATGATTCCCACTGTGCGTTCTCGTTTGATCTGGCGGCATAGTTGCTCTGGATAGCTTTTGAAGGTTTCGGCTACTGCCCGAAAATAAATGGGGAATAGCATTGGCGTGCAGTAAAGCAGTTTGAACCACGGCGAATTGATGCGGGGGGACAGGTGCGCGCGTTTGGGGTCGGCGTGCGTCGAACCCAGGTGGTCGTGGTGGTCCAGATGCCACCGCTTGAACTGCGAAAATGCCAGTCCGGAAATCCATCCGTACACGAGTCCCAGGAGGTCGTTGAGGCGGGGCTTCTTGCGGAAAATGCACCGATGTACGGATTCGTGTAGTAAAACGGAGAAGCTGAAAATCGCGAATCCCAATAGTACGCTTGCGGGAAACCAGGCCCAGAACGAATCGACGTGGTAAATCCAGATGGGTAGCCCGACCAGCAGCGCTGTCTGCCGAAAAGCGATCCAGAAGTGTCGCCAGGGCCGCCTCCGGTGCAGGTCTGTTAGCCGTTCCTCTGGTATTGCCGCTCGCAGTTCCCGGTTTAAGTCTCGCGCATGGTCGTGATACGTCGGTTCCGCCATTGCAAACCTCCGCGTTATCCGATTGCAAATACGCACACAAACCCCACATGTCCCGCCATCAATAGCAAATACATGTGTTTCCAAGAAATGTGATTGGATTCAAATGTCAATGCTTCGGGGCGCTTCAACATCAACCAGCCGACATACCCTCCCCAAAGTGCCAGAAAGCCCAGCCACTGCGCGCTCGATGGCACCCATTCCCACATCGCGCCAATGGGAATGAGCGCAAAAGGCAATACCAGAAAAGGCAGTATCATCCACGCTGCTCGCCGAGGTCCCAATAGTACGGGTAGGGTGTTCATGCCGTAGGCGCGGTCTCCTTCCACATCTGCGAAATCTTTGGTGTTGCTGGCTCCAAATACATAGAGGCCGAATACCAGGCCCACAAACCAGGGTGCCGGGTGCCATATAGGTTCCACAGCCGCCCATCCCCCTATGGGTAGCAAACACCCCCGTCCAAATCCCAGTGCCAGGCTCGAAGAGAGTGCGTGTCGTTTCAGCCGCAAGGGCGGAGCTGAATAGGCCAGTGTGAGCAATGCGCCCACCGCGAAGATGCCCAGCAGCCGGGGATGGACGAGATAGGCGAGACCGAGGGCGATGATATAGCACGCGGTTCCCAGCAGTGCTGCCCCGCGCATGGATACGCTTCCCGAAGGCATGGGGCGGGTGGGTTTGTTGATCCGATCAATTTCCAGGTCGCAGCACTGGTTGATGATGTTTGATCCCGCATTCAGGATTGTAACAGCCAGTGTGCCTACCAGGCCTGCTGTTGGGATCTCTCCGCCGGTAGCCATTGCCGATCCCGCGAGAAATCCCACGGCAGGTGCCAGTAGTGTGAAGGGTCTCGCGAGTACCACAAAGGCGCGGAATCCATTTTGTTCCATAGAATTGCTCATTGGCTTTGAGCCTTTGCTTCCACGACGTAAAAACGAGCTGTTTTGAACACTTCAATGTCGCGGTTTAGATCTTTTACGGCGACGACTACTTCGTGTTGGCCAGGTGCGATGTCTCCCAAATCCAGTTCTACAAAATTCTCACTTTTCGTTTGCGTGCCTGTCTGCTCATACCGAATCGTCACTTCTTCTCTGTTACCGCCCGATAGCATCTGGCCCAGTCCGGACAGCGCGCGGATCAGCAGCGGCGTATGGTTGGCGTCCCGCACTGTATAGGCGACTTCGTAGCGCGTCTGTCCAAATGAATCGCGCAACAAGTTGTAGATTTCAAAATAAATAAAAAATGATGTTTCCTGATAAAATATCCGACCCGGTGAGGGATCTACCCGGAAGCCCGATCTCACAAACTGGCCCGTGGTTCCCGAATCTACCTGAGCCACTGCGCGGGCTACTTGAATGCCGCTGACCATCAGTGTATCCCTGTTGTATGAATCTACCGGTACAGATTTTTGATAAACGCCCATCAAGTCCGCTTCTGGGCGCCAGACTTGAACGGCGAGCATATAATCGCCCGGAGGTACATCCAGTGGAAATTCTTCTACCAGTACGGATCTGCTACCTCGCGGTGCCATGACTTCGACATTGCCCTGTACGCGATAGACTTTTCCAGAGCGCTCGTCGATCAGGGCTACCCGCCGCTGCACCCGCGCCGTGTCGCTGGCATCCTGTACATAGAGGTTGCGGGTGGGTACTCCCATAAATACCCGAATTTCTGTATTGTTGTCTGTTCCCTTAAAATCCACTGTATCAAAATGAAAATCCAGTGGTTCGTAATAACTGATGTTATAGACCTCGGGTATATCCCGGGTGATGCGGGGCATGAAGGTGGCAGGCGAATATTCCGAGAACAGTCGCGATATCCGCAGGGTTTGGTCGTGCCCAACCCGTTCCAGGCGGTCTCGATCTTCTGTGGTCAGAACGGGCGGCGGCGCGTAATCGTAACGCCCGGAGGTAAATTCGTCGGTAAATACCACTTCGATGCCTCCGCCGATGCGGGTGTAAAACCACACTTCCCACTTTACGGTCATTCCGGCAATGCCCGTTGTCACGGGTTTGTACCCGTAAAATCCCAGGGTGTCTTCAGCCGCCATGCCCGCGCGGGCTTGCATGGAGCCTTCAAAGGGCATGCGGGGCAGGTCGTCCAGTTCGGGGTTGTCTTCGTCGATGATGTTTATAAATCGTTCTGTTCGCACCGGATATACAGGTCCCAGAAATGTGTGGTGTACACCATCGGGGCCATAGAGCCGGCGGGCGAGTTCTGTCTGGATGATTCCGACAGATTGGGGTATGTTGAGGTTTAATGAGCGGGATGTGGAGCGGTGGTCTGGCTCCCCGTAGCGGATATAGACCTCCCCTCGCCGATCATAGGGAAATTGCTTTCGTCCGTAGTTTTCCCGCGCATAGAGTACCCGTCGATAGTGTTCGCACCAGCGCATCAGTCCACCACTGGCTTTCAGGGGGTCTTTTCTCAGCCAGAATCGGCGCAAAAAATCTCTACGCCGCTCTGGTGGGGTCTGCCGATAGGTCTCTGCTTCTCTGGGTGTTGCTACTATCGATATGTCCCAGTAGAGTCCTCCCTCCTCCTCGGATAGTGTGGATATGTACTCTTCAAAAGCGATGAGCGCGTCTTCAAAATTGCCCCGCTCCATGAGTATTTGGCTCAGGATCGCATAGCCTCGAGGATCTTCCAGTCTGCCCAGCAGGCGTTCGGCTTCTGTCTTTTTGCCCGATTCGGCCAGGCTGCGGATAAACAAATAGGCCGCTTCCTGGTCTTTGGGCTGGCGCTTGAGGTACTGGTCGTAATAATAAACCGCTACCTGGTCCAATTTGTCGTCATTGTAGAGTTGGCCAAGAAGCAGGTATCCCGGTGCGTATTCGGGGTCGATCTGGATCGCCCGTCCCGCCGCTTTTACGGCATCCCCTGTTTCGGATATTCGATAGAGGCGGGCGAGATGGTAGTACATTTTTGCCCGGGTCGAATCCAGTGCTACGGCTCTTTGCAAATGGGGGCGGGCACCCCGCCAGTCGTTTTTCAGGTCCAGGTAGGCCAGTCCCATACCCAGGTGCGCCTCTACCCATCCCGAATCGGCCTGTACTGCTTTGCGAAATGCTTTGATAGCGTCGTCGGCCTGTTTAGATTGGAGGTGAAGCTGTCCGATCA contains:
- a CDS encoding HEAT repeat domain-containing protein, which translates into the protein MNTKSSLWLIILVFLGCASKADEWVQILEHPNAAERARAAIQIGEIGDRRAVPALIQTLKDREPQVRLAASEALGKLGDRQAVDSLIAIVHDPNVMVGLTAVEALGNIGGEKAVETLLRIAQEREGPLSLGAIQSLGTAGGDRSVKALTTALTDRTRDMRWVAALTLARTKNPQALAPLINALPQADGELRRVMVGALNTIDPSWQTSAPAEEAINRLIDGLKMPNQSRYQVVQVLSEMDAEWKTRAGATMDFFVAQLANGDLMARIQAVEALGQIGDARIVPSLLETLKDPNIQMQYITIKALGELRDTRAVEPLVKALEHRDPGIVSTAALALGELRDIRAVEPLMTILSNTEQGVFRLGTIQTLGVLKDPRATALLTEQLDDTSVQARRIATEALGEIGDRGAIAPLLKMLNDQSAEVRWAAADALGSIGDSSVADSLISIIGKGRIWARRMVRVLDRLDTNWREREATLQIETYFLEHIDHPEPEVQWRSAEALGEIATPRASQKLLQAMEHKRTMIIAAAHAFFIRNGISEAEPLLVQALHQYGTEEIALTYLNADHPALARAAHNWARRQGMILLSSPEPGNIRWNNSS
- a CDS encoding tetratricopeptide repeat protein: MKTLLLFVPSAVAIALLMWHAWSHRGRRIALSFFISAFLFGVVRGNVIHWITVESQGGVMPYVFTQPVVQIFSASLQAVIGWIFALYVSWWLAERVLARIPALKGDLMATVGMTCVGMAAVGYGVEGGAAAAGWWLWSIPTHNRFFAGVPTVGIAEWFAVGFEFFIPFFLVFCTPHRRRVWAHALWGVFLFHMFLHLFSEPISRAVPTQPFVLWHWISILTLGVLALTGTASTTVETAENRRRSRHELMWVCIGLFTAVMIVAQVGIGGRPDLLISLIPLALLCLMALPKVSMPWILASAVVAWIAEGFGAGFVTSPVAAVLFLQGRAWWGDQWLFRIGVVALFVGIGLGVYRSGVALSRQCEVYMMHLERAARHAGNNRMDLAAREQAAADALAPGDVEAYLQIGYALDRRGFLGLAIAQFRKALDLEPTLFTAHYDLGMALERFRDTTGAEAAFRRSIELAPRFYDGHVRLGTLLLNQGRTDSAQVYFERAVQIDPTHPDARHGLQMIQNKKVR
- a CDS encoding fatty acid desaturase produces the protein MAEPTYHDHARDLNRELRAAIPEERLTDLHRRRPWRHFWIAFRQTALLVGLPIWIYHVDSFWAWFPASVLLGFAIFSFSVLLHESVHRCIFRKKPRLNDLLGLVYGWISGLAFSQFKRWHLDHHDHLGSTHADPKRAHLSPRINSPWFKLLYCTPMLFPIYFRAVAETFKSYPEQLCRQIKRERTVGIILHLGILTWFWTLDPWFAFKAHLVPVFFIFPIAFTVNRLGQHYVINPDEIANWTTLMRSNWMWNFLYLFSTYHLEHHYFPGVPFYNLRKLQKELKPFFQRKQMVFFSYSQVLYLWFIKNHAPHTQSNLII
- a CDS encoding UbiA family prenyltransferase, giving the protein MEQNGFRAFVVLARPFTLLAPAVGFLAGSAMATGGEIPTAGLVGTLAVTILNAGSNIINQCCDLEIDRINKPTRPMPSGSVSMRGAALLGTACYIIALGLAYLVHPRLLGIFAVGALLTLAYSAPPLRLKRHALSSSLALGFGRGCLLPIGGWAAVEPIWHPAPWFVGLVFGLYVFGASNTKDFADVEGDRAYGMNTLPVLLGPRRAAWMILPFLVLPFALIPIGAMWEWVPSSAQWLGFLALWGGYVGWLMLKRPEALTFESNHISWKHMYLLLMAGHVGFVCVFAIG
- a CDS encoding GWxTD domain-containing protein — protein: MKNYHFYLAIGLFLGLCGTETVHAQDAESIYTRALQAAHKDSVKQAIDDLEKIAEQQPQPARVLTLIGQLHLQSKQADDAIKAFRKAVQADSGWVEAHLGMGLAYLDLKNDWRGARPHLQRAVALDSTRAKMYYHLARLYRISETGDAVKAAGRAIQIDPEYAPGYLLLGQLYNDDKLDQVAVYYYDQYLKRQPKDQEAAYLFIRSLAESGKKTEAERLLGRLEDPRGYAILSQILMERGNFEDALIAFEEYISTLSEEEGGLYWDISIVATPREAETYRQTPPERRRDFLRRFWLRKDPLKASGGLMRWCEHYRRVLYARENYGRKQFPYDRRGEVYIRYGEPDHRSTSRSLNLNIPQSVGIIQTELARRLYGPDGVHHTFLGPVYPVRTERFINIIDEDNPELDDLPRMPFEGSMQARAGMAAEDTLGFYGYKPVTTGIAGMTVKWEVWFYTRIGGGIEVVFTDEFTSGRYDYAPPPVLTTEDRDRLERVGHDQTLRISRLFSEYSPATFMPRITRDIPEVYNISYYEPLDFHFDTVDFKGTDNNTEIRVFMGVPTRNLYVQDASDTARVQRRVALIDERSGKVYRVQGNVEVMAPRGSRSVLVEEFPLDVPPGDYMLAVQVWRPEADLMGVYQKSVPVDSYNRDTLMVSGIQVARAVAQVDSGTTGQFVRSGFRVDPSPGRIFYQETSFFIYFEIYNLLRDSFGQTRYEVAYTVRDANHTPLLIRALSGLGQMLSGGNREEVTIRYEQTGTQTKSENFVELDLGDIAPGQHEVVVAVKDLNRDIEVFKTARFYVVEAKAQSQ